One part of the Patescibacteria group bacterium genome encodes these proteins:
- a CDS encoding glycosyltransferase family 1 protein → MTIGIDASRANRRYKTGTEWYSFYVIKNLAEIDHENKYVLYTSNLPSSELQEIIRDHPNFSLKVLKWPFNFFWTLGRLSIEMIFYRPDILFVPAHTLPLFQPRKTITTIHDIAFTREKALYFQHKLPTTTRLGELILNNFVKIITFSKYEPNSVDYLDWSTRYAFKRAKKIITVSDFTKQEILDVYPQAKADKIVSIHNGYNNDLYKKIDDPQRIDSILEKYGLERPYFLYVGRLEKKKNTPALIEAFALFKEKNPGYNYKLVLIGSASYGFDEVKYAIEEYNLNKDVIMPGWVEEYDMPYVYNGAVGFIFPTKHEGFGIPVIQSLACGLPTAVSDIPVLREVAGDSVMYFNPNQRESIAQAMESLVTDQLQREELIKKGYLTAQEFSWRKCAEETWREIMSL, encoded by the coding sequence ATGACTATCGGAATCGACGCTTCACGCGCTAATCGTCGATATAAAACCGGTACCGAGTGGTATTCATTTTATGTTATAAAAAATTTAGCGGAAATCGATCACGAGAATAAGTACGTCCTCTATACCAGCAATTTGCCGTCTTCGGAATTGCAAGAAATCATCCGTGATCATCCTAATTTTTCCCTTAAGGTTTTAAAGTGGCCTTTTAATTTTTTCTGGACCTTGGGCCGGCTGTCGATCGAAATGATTTTCTATCGTCCCGATATCCTATTCGTGCCCGCTCATACTTTGCCTCTGTTCCAGCCGAGGAAGACGATTACTACTATCCATGACATCGCTTTCACTAGGGAAAAAGCTCTTTATTTCCAGCATAAGCTGCCGACGACCACCCGTTTGGGGGAACTCATCCTTAATAATTTCGTGAAGATCATCACTTTTTCCAAATATGAGCCCAATTCCGTTGATTATTTGGATTGGTCGACCAGATATGCTTTTAAAAGAGCTAAAAAGATCATCACCGTATCCGATTTTACCAAACAGGAGATTTTAGACGTTTATCCTCAAGCCAAGGCTGATAAGATCGTTAGTATCCATAACGGTTATAATAATGATTTATATAAGAAGATCGATGATCCGCAAAGGATCGATAGCATTTTAGAGAAATATGGCTTAGAGCGGCCGTATTTTTTGTATGTCGGACGCTTGGAAAAGAAGAAAAACACCCCAGCTTTAATTGAGGCTTTTGCCCTCTTCAAAGAGAAAAACCCCGGCTATAACTATAAATTAGTCTTAATCGGCAGTGCTAGCTATGGCTTCGATGAAGTTAAATATGCGATCGAAGAATATAATTTGAATAAGGATGTCATCATGCCCGGTTGGGTGGAAGAATATGACATGCCCTATGTCTATAACGGAGCGGTCGGCTTCATCTTTCCTACCAAGCACGAGGGTTTCGGCATCCCGGTCATTCAATCCTTAGCTTGCGGTTTGCCGACAGCCGTCTCCGATATCCCGGTTCTCAGAGAAGTGGCTGGCGATTCGGTTATGTATTTTAACCCTAACCAACGTGAATCAATCGCCCAGGCTATGGAGAGTCTAGTTACCGACCAGCTTCAACGAGAAGAACTGATTAAAAAAGGCTATCTTACCGCCCAGGAATTCAGCTGGCGCAAGTGCGCCGAAGAAACTTGGCGAGAGATAATGAGCTTGTAA